In a genomic window of Glaciimonas sp. PCH181:
- a CDS encoding LysR family transcriptional regulator — protein MMDWDNLRIFLELTRSQGLVDAAKKLGIDHSTVSRRMRRFEEQVGSQLFERNNQGYSLTAEGHRLIEYAERVESTVYAAAEELSGHNRLLSGQVRLGATEGFGTFVLAPHLAHFCARHPHISVDLLPVPRFVNLSKREADISVSIERPQSGNYVMTKLTDYRLKLYATPAYLEAHTAIRTVEDLASHPFIGYIDDLLFTEELRYKENVAPSAFRAFRSTSVIAQYTAACQGQGLAILPCFLAQQSADLVPVLDGQCNIQRSFWLISAAETRNVARVAALWRYLRDVIEPNRAFLMGESRDMVWLP, from the coding sequence ATGATGGATTGGGACAACCTACGCATATTTCTTGAGCTGACACGCAGTCAGGGCTTGGTCGATGCCGCAAAAAAATTGGGGATAGATCATTCGACCGTTTCACGTCGGATGCGACGCTTTGAAGAGCAAGTTGGCAGTCAGTTGTTCGAACGCAATAATCAGGGCTATAGCCTGACAGCCGAGGGGCATCGTCTAATTGAATACGCCGAACGCGTAGAAAGCACGGTCTACGCTGCTGCAGAAGAATTGAGTGGCCACAATAGATTGTTATCGGGACAAGTCCGATTGGGCGCGACTGAAGGTTTTGGGACGTTTGTGCTGGCACCGCATTTGGCACACTTTTGCGCCCGTCATCCACATATCAGTGTCGATTTGCTGCCGGTGCCTCGTTTTGTCAATTTATCAAAACGAGAAGCCGATATCAGCGTTTCTATCGAACGCCCGCAAAGCGGCAATTACGTGATGACCAAACTCACCGATTACCGGCTCAAGCTCTACGCCACGCCCGCCTATCTGGAGGCGCATACTGCGATACGCACCGTCGAGGATCTCGCTAGCCATCCTTTTATCGGCTACATCGATGATCTGCTCTTCACCGAAGAATTACGCTATAAAGAAAATGTCGCACCGTCGGCATTTCGGGCTTTTCGCAGTACCAGCGTCATCGCGCAATATACGGCGGCCTGCCAGGGTCAGGGGCTGGCTATTCTGCCCTGCTTTCTGGCGCAGCAAAGTGCCGATCTGGTGCCGGTATTGGATGGACAATGCAATATTCAGCGCAGTTTCTGGCTAATATCTGCCGCAGAAACCCGCAACGTGGCGCGAGTGGCTGCGCTCTGGCGCTATCTACGCGACGTAATAGAGCCGAATCGCGCCTTCTTGATGGGCGAATCACGTGACATGGTGTGGCTGCCTTAA
- a CDS encoding peptide chain release factor 3, with protein MQEPISEQPIPAVIDQPDEQLNDSVETIANNVSLEQIASEVSRRRTFGIISHPDAGKTTLTEKLLLFSGAIQLAGTVKGRKSGRHATSDWMEIEKQRGISVASSVMQFEYRDHVVNLLDTPGHQDFSEDTYRVLTAVDSALMVIDAAKGVETQTIKLLNVCRMRNTPIITLMNKMDRETRDPLELLDELETVLKIQCAPVTWPIGMGKSFRGVYHLLRDEILLFAPGSEKADQTFEVIKGIDNPRLDEMFPREIEQLRMEVELVHGASHPFDKEAFLAGVQTPVFFGSAINNFGIREILNALIDWAQPPGARDATIRTVAPTEKPFSGFVFKIQANMDPAHRDRIAFLRVCSGHFERGMKIKHLRLNREIKVSNVVTFMASSREQVEEAYAGDIIGLPNHGNMQIGDSFSEGELLQFTGIPYFAPDFFRSVRIRNPLKIKQLHKGLQQLGEEGAIQVFKPVSSSDLVLGGVGVLQFEVVASRLMNEYGVDAVFEGTSISSARWISCDDKKMLADFERSSAGNYLAHDAAGNLAYLASSGVNLRLAQERWPLVTFHETREHAVKLS; from the coding sequence ATGCAAGAACCCATTTCCGAGCAGCCGATCCCCGCCGTTATCGATCAGCCTGACGAGCAGCTCAACGACTCCGTCGAGACTATTGCGAATAACGTTTCGCTAGAGCAAATCGCCAGCGAAGTCAGCCGTCGCCGTACTTTCGGGATTATTTCCCATCCTGATGCTGGTAAAACCACCCTCACTGAAAAACTGCTGCTGTTCTCAGGCGCGATTCAGTTAGCCGGGACCGTCAAGGGTCGCAAAAGTGGCCGCCACGCAACGTCGGACTGGATGGAAATCGAAAAGCAGCGCGGTATTTCTGTCGCCAGTTCGGTCATGCAGTTTGAGTACCGCGATCACGTCGTCAACCTGCTCGATACCCCCGGCCATCAGGACTTCTCGGAAGATACTTATCGCGTGTTAACCGCTGTTGACTCGGCGTTAATGGTGATCGATGCGGCAAAAGGTGTCGAAACCCAAACTATCAAGCTGCTCAACGTTTGCCGCATGCGCAATACGCCGATCATCACGCTGATGAACAAAATGGATCGCGAAACCCGTGATCCGCTGGAACTGCTGGATGAGCTGGAAACAGTGTTAAAAATCCAGTGCGCGCCAGTAACATGGCCAATCGGCATGGGGAAATCGTTCCGCGGTGTATATCATTTACTGCGCGATGAAATTCTGCTGTTTGCACCCGGCAGCGAAAAAGCCGACCAGACATTTGAAGTTATCAAAGGCATCGACAATCCACGTCTGGATGAGATGTTCCCGCGTGAAATCGAACAATTGCGAATGGAAGTCGAGCTGGTACACGGCGCATCTCATCCTTTCGATAAAGAAGCATTTTTGGCGGGTGTGCAAACCCCTGTATTTTTCGGTTCCGCGATTAACAACTTCGGTATCCGCGAAATTCTGAATGCGCTGATCGACTGGGCGCAACCGCCGGGCGCCCGCGATGCCACCATTCGCACCGTGGCACCGACTGAAAAACCGTTTTCCGGCTTCGTGTTCAAGATTCAGGCCAATATGGACCCGGCCCATCGTGACCGTATTGCGTTCCTGCGGGTCTGCTCTGGTCACTTTGAGCGCGGCATGAAAATCAAACATTTACGCCTGAATCGTGAAATCAAAGTATCCAACGTCGTAACGTTCATGGCGTCCAGCCGCGAGCAAGTCGAGGAAGCCTACGCCGGTGACATTATCGGCCTGCCTAACCACGGCAATATGCAAATCGGCGATAGTTTCTCAGAAGGCGAACTGCTGCAATTCACGGGAATTCCTTACTTTGCACCGGACTTTTTCCGCTCGGTGCGGATTCGTAACCCGCTCAAAATCAAGCAGCTTCACAAAGGCTTGCAACAGTTGGGCGAAGAAGGTGCGATTCAGGTATTTAAGCCAGTGTCGAGCAGCGATTTAGTACTCGGCGGTGTTGGCGTATTGCAATTTGAAGTCGTCGCCAGCCGCTTAATGAACGAATACGGCGTGGATGCAGTATTTGAAGGCACAAGTATCAGCAGCGCCCGCTGGATTAGCTGCGACGATAAAAAGATGCTGGCAGATTTTGAAAGATCATCCGCCGGTAATTACCTTGCGCATGATGCTGCTGGCAATCTGGCCTATCTCGCAAGCTCTGGCGTTAACCTTCGTTTGGCGCAAGAGCGCTGGCCGTTAGTCACGTTCCATGAAACCCGCGAACATGCGGTTAAATTGTCCTAA
- a CDS encoding dicarboxylate/amino acid:cation symporter: MAKKPLYKSLYAQVITAIIIGVLLGHFYPETGAAMKPLGDGFIKLIKMIIAPVIFCTVVIGIAGMEDMKKVGKTGGLALLYFEVMSTVALIIGLIMINIFQPGAGMHIDVTALDTKSLAAYTAPGKMESTTDFLFHIIPNSFVDAFAQGNILQVLLISILFGFALHRFGGRGTLVFDFIEKFSHVLFGIVGLIMKVAPIGAFGAMAFTIGKYGIGSLLSLGKLMGLFYATCLLFVFVVLGIVTRLHGFSIFKFVKYIREELLIVLGTSSSESVLPRLMAKMENLGAKQSVVGLVIPTGYSFNLDGTSIYLTMAAIFIAQATDTPLTIWHQVTLLLVLLLTSKGAAGVTGSGFIVLAATLSAVGHVPVAGLALILGIDRFMSEARALTNTVGNGVATIVVAKWSGDLDEARLHAQLDGKVDPEQELDLQDAKLAAVDGHAKYKG; encoded by the coding sequence ATGGCAAAAAAGCCGCTGTATAAATCGCTGTATGCTCAGGTGATCACCGCCATCATTATTGGCGTTTTGCTTGGTCACTTCTATCCGGAAACCGGCGCTGCGATGAAACCGTTGGGGGATGGTTTCATCAAGCTGATCAAGATGATCATCGCACCGGTTATTTTCTGTACCGTGGTAATTGGTATTGCCGGTATGGAAGACATGAAGAAGGTCGGTAAGACCGGTGGACTGGCGTTGTTGTACTTTGAAGTCATGAGTACGGTCGCGTTGATTATTGGTTTGATCATGATCAATATTTTCCAGCCGGGCGCTGGCATGCACATCGATGTCACCGCGTTGGATACCAAAAGCCTCGCCGCCTATACTGCGCCGGGCAAAATGGAATCTACTACTGACTTCCTATTCCATATTATTCCTAACAGTTTTGTGGATGCGTTTGCCCAAGGCAACATCCTGCAAGTCCTGTTGATTTCAATACTATTTGGTTTTGCGCTACATCGCTTCGGTGGACGCGGCACGCTGGTGTTTGATTTCATCGAAAAGTTTTCACACGTCTTGTTCGGCATCGTTGGTTTGATCATGAAGGTCGCACCAATCGGCGCGTTTGGCGCGATGGCATTCACTATCGGTAAATACGGCATTGGTTCGTTGTTGTCGCTGGGCAAGCTGATGGGTCTGTTTTATGCAACCTGTTTGCTGTTCGTTTTCGTGGTACTCGGCATCGTTACCCGTCTGCACGGTTTCAGTATCTTCAAGTTTGTTAAGTACATCCGTGAAGAGTTGCTGATCGTACTGGGGACATCTTCATCAGAGTCGGTATTGCCGCGTTTGATGGCCAAGATGGAAAATCTGGGCGCAAAACAATCAGTGGTCGGTTTGGTCATTCCAACAGGCTACTCGTTCAATCTCGATGGCACGTCGATTTATCTGACGATGGCAGCAATATTTATTGCGCAAGCGACTGATACGCCACTGACGATCTGGCATCAAGTTACGTTATTGCTAGTGTTGTTGCTGACCTCAAAAGGTGCAGCAGGCGTAACCGGCAGCGGCTTTATCGTGCTGGCGGCGACGTTGTCCGCAGTCGGTCACGTACCGGTTGCTGGTTTGGCGCTGATTCTGGGAATCGACCGTTTCATGTCCGAAGCACGGGCGCTGACTAATACAGTTGGTAATGGCGTTGCCACGATTGTGGTCGCTAAATGGTCGGGCGATCTGGATGAAGCACGTTTGCATGCGCAACTGGATGGCAAGGTCGATCCAGAGCAGGAACTGGACCTTCAGGATGCCAAACTGGCGGCTGTTGACGGTCATGCAAAGTACAAAGGCTGA
- a CDS encoding hemolysin family protein, producing MNNLLLVIAALFLVALNGFFVAAEFSLVKLRQTRIRAIVKTHGTRGRILAVVHRQLDAYLSACQLGITLASLGLGWIGEPAFAGLLEPVFGWIGITSVELIHGISFFFAFFVISFLHIVVGELAPKTMAIRNPEVIGMWSALPLYGFYWMMYPAIWLLNASANWLLRIVGLGHGQGHDTQYTADELKLILRSSRSGDKFTPDEWNVLAQTLDFSELEVSDLMRPINEVAALHANLSLEENLQIIYRNRFSRYPYFDIDGVTVLGVVHMKDLFFAQQEGKAIDSLKDYLRPVQYISSRMSALALFRLVRSGAPHFAIIGKKGLVPRGFITLDNLLGALVGEIRDEFRLNDNDWTRLEDGTLLGKGSLPIFSLERILGGDIEELEDVDSVGGLIMAKLGNLPQEGQKVAFDGFDIVVKKMNGPRIVLVKVYPASPL from the coding sequence TTGAATAACCTGTTACTGGTCATTGCTGCGCTATTTTTGGTTGCGCTCAATGGCTTTTTTGTTGCCGCCGAATTCAGTTTAGTTAAATTACGTCAAACGCGGATTCGCGCGATTGTCAAAACCCATGGCACTCGCGGACGGATTCTTGCCGTTGTGCATCGCCAGCTAGACGCCTATTTATCGGCCTGTCAGCTGGGTATTACATTAGCTTCACTTGGTCTGGGTTGGATCGGCGAACCCGCTTTTGCCGGACTATTGGAACCCGTATTCGGCTGGATTGGGATTACTTCGGTCGAGCTGATCCACGGCATCTCTTTTTTCTTCGCTTTTTTCGTCATCTCCTTTTTGCACATCGTTGTGGGTGAACTCGCCCCCAAGACGATGGCGATTCGCAACCCCGAAGTTATCGGTATGTGGAGCGCATTGCCGCTGTATGGCTTTTACTGGATGATGTATCCGGCAATCTGGCTGTTGAATGCAAGCGCTAACTGGTTGCTCAGAATTGTCGGTCTGGGTCACGGGCAGGGCCACGATACCCAATACACTGCGGATGAATTGAAACTGATTTTACGCAGTAGCCGCTCGGGCGATAAATTTACCCCGGATGAATGGAATGTACTGGCGCAAACTTTGGATTTCAGCGAACTGGAAGTGTCCGATTTAATGCGGCCTATCAATGAAGTTGCTGCGTTGCATGCTAACTTAAGCTTGGAAGAAAACCTGCAAATTATCTATCGCAACCGTTTCAGTCGTTATCCTTATTTTGATATCGATGGCGTCACGGTGCTGGGTGTTGTGCATATGAAGGATTTATTCTTTGCTCAGCAAGAAGGCAAAGCGATCGATAGTCTGAAAGATTACCTGCGCCCGGTGCAATATATTTCCTCACGCATGTCTGCGTTGGCGTTATTTCGTCTGGTACGCAGCGGTGCGCCGCACTTTGCAATTATTGGTAAAAAGGGTTTGGTTCCACGCGGTTTTATTACGCTCGACAACCTATTGGGTGCGTTGGTCGGTGAAATTCGCGACGAATTTCGTCTCAATGATAACGATTGGACCCGTCTTGAAGATGGCACATTGTTGGGCAAGGGCAGCCTGCCGATTTTTTCGCTTGAGCGCATTTTGGGTGGCGATATTGAAGAACTTGAAGATGTCGATTCTGTCGGCGGCCTGATTATGGCCAAGCTGGGCAATTTGCCGCAGGAGGGCCAAAAGGTGGCGTTCGACGGTTTTGATATTGTGGTTAAAAAGATGAATGGACCGCGCATCGTGTTGGTAAAGGTATATCCGGCAAGTCCTTTGTAA
- a CDS encoding heme biosynthesis protein HemY has translation MRFFLWLIALFATAIGLAVLARYNAGNVVLFYPPYRIDLSLNFFILLTGIFFIALYILIRAIRTTQKLPGKVISYRRQKREEKSNKALRDSLKSLFEGRFGQAEKAATRAAELNENLGVAALIAARAAHRMGQSDRRDIWLSSIEDKEAMKTARLMTALDLLVDEHKPQAALAAVSALNASGIRHIQALRLALKANQQAKNWPEVLRLIKTLDKHGALNAVLSNRLREMAYDALLSDASHDAESLQRLWQSVPADERVKPSIVIRAARAFNRHDLQDEARNMVEKSLAVEWDVRLMRVYRDSAADEGTPALRTQIERCEAWLAKEPQEAELALTLGAFCLKQKLWGKAQRHLQQALLDATEARTIREAHLKLAQLHEGLEHTEQASEHYRECALATML, from the coding sequence ATGCGATTTTTTCTTTGGCTTATTGCCCTGTTTGCTACCGCCATCGGTCTGGCAGTTCTCGCACGCTATAACGCGGGCAATGTGGTGTTGTTTTACCCACCGTATCGGATCGATCTGTCACTGAATTTCTTCATTCTGTTGACCGGCATATTTTTCATTGCTTTATATATCTTGATCAGGGCGATTCGGACTACCCAGAAATTGCCGGGGAAAGTGATTTCTTATCGTCGTCAAAAACGCGAAGAAAAATCTAATAAAGCCCTGCGTGATTCGCTTAAATCGTTGTTTGAAGGACGTTTTGGGCAAGCCGAAAAGGCCGCCACGCGCGCGGCTGAGTTAAATGAAAACCTCGGCGTAGCCGCATTGATTGCCGCCCGTGCCGCGCATCGGATGGGGCAGTCTGATCGCCGTGATATCTGGCTTTCGAGCATTGAAGACAAGGAAGCGATGAAAACGGCGCGTCTGATGACGGCGTTGGATTTGCTGGTCGACGAACATAAACCGCAAGCGGCTCTCGCGGCGGTCAGCGCATTGAACGCCAGCGGCATCCGTCATATTCAAGCGTTACGTCTGGCCCTCAAAGCCAATCAGCAAGCCAAGAATTGGCCTGAAGTGCTGCGCTTGATTAAAACATTGGATAAGCACGGCGCATTAAATGCGGTTCTGTCCAACCGGCTGCGCGAGATGGCTTATGATGCTTTGTTATCCGATGCATCGCACGACGCAGAATCACTTCAGCGGCTGTGGCAGTCGGTTCCGGCGGACGAACGGGTTAAGCCCTCTATCGTTATTCGCGCTGCACGCGCATTTAATCGGCATGACTTGCAGGATGAAGCGCGCAACATGGTCGAGAAGTCTCTTGCTGTCGAATGGGATGTGCGCCTGATGCGGGTTTATCGTGACTCTGCCGCCGATGAAGGCACGCCGGCCTTGCGCACTCAGATCGAGCGCTGCGAAGCTTGGTTAGCCAAGGAACCGCAAGAAGCGGAGTTAGCGCTAACCCTTGGCGCCTTTTGCCTGAAGCAGAAGTTGTGGGGCAAGGCACAGCGTCATTTGCAGCAGGCGTTGCTAGATGCGACCGAGGCGCGCACCATCCGCGAGGCGCACTTAAAATTGGCGCAGTTGCATGAAGGATTGGAACATACTGAGCAGGCTTCCGAGCATTATCGGGAATGTGCTCTGGCGACGATGTTGTAA
- a CDS encoding uroporphyrinogen-III C-methyltransferase, with protein MNEPQSTPESHQSAGPTVTSAPPHSPVLQPYALNSDKSAGKQLRTVYVLILIVAGLLVALWWSSHNDNVKLRTEMARRLQVGDSTNNDTKAVVKSVQDGTKDLQAKIAVLENKQVESQSQQLALAQLYQDLSKNGDDWALSEVEDVLSTASQQLQLAGNVSGALIALENADKNLARSDKPQFVVIRSAIAHDIDRLKALPTLDTTGIAVRLDSLISQIDSMPLLSDAQPVAVALPSQPVVKPATPVATKTVKAGAGKSANPPMVSNPDHTTSVNGRTTTDWGGFVKDIWTRWTAEMWTEISQLIRVRTVNTPDALLLSPTQAYYARENLKLRLLNARLGLLSHNESAFRSDLIAAQETIVKYFDTRAKQTQTAQALLKQVQGNNLSINMPALDSLAAIRTYKNKR; from the coding sequence ATGAATGAACCGCAATCCACTCCAGAATCGCACCAGTCCGCTGGTCCTACAGTCACTTCGGCACCGCCGCACTCTCCCGTGCTGCAGCCATATGCGCTAAATAGCGACAAAAGCGCTGGCAAACAGTTACGCACAGTGTATGTGCTGATATTGATCGTTGCAGGCTTGCTGGTGGCGCTATGGTGGAGTTCGCATAACGACAACGTTAAGTTGCGCACCGAAATGGCGCGTCGCCTGCAAGTCGGGGACAGCACTAATAACGATACTAAAGCTGTCGTGAAATCGGTGCAGGACGGCACCAAAGATTTGCAAGCCAAGATCGCCGTATTAGAAAATAAGCAAGTCGAATCGCAAAGTCAGCAACTCGCGTTGGCGCAGTTGTATCAGGATTTGTCTAAAAATGGCGATGACTGGGCTCTGTCAGAAGTTGAGGATGTTTTGTCGACAGCAAGTCAGCAACTGCAATTGGCTGGCAATGTCTCGGGTGCGTTGATTGCGTTGGAAAACGCGGATAAAAATCTGGCGCGATCCGATAAACCGCAATTTGTCGTCATTCGCAGCGCGATTGCACACGATATTGATCGCCTTAAAGCGCTTCCGACGCTGGATACCACCGGCATTGCCGTGCGTCTCGATAGCCTGATCAGTCAAATTGATAGCATGCCATTGTTGTCTGATGCACAGCCGGTAGCGGTGGCATTGCCTAGCCAGCCGGTTGTGAAGCCGGCTACCCCGGTGGCGACGAAAACAGTTAAAGCTGGCGCTGGCAAGTCGGCTAATCCTCCGATGGTTTCCAATCCTGATCACACCACCAGCGTCAATGGCCGTACGACCACTGACTGGGGCGGTTTCGTAAAAGATATCTGGACCCGCTGGACCGCTGAAATGTGGACTGAAATCAGCCAGTTGATACGGGTACGGACGGTTAATACACCTGACGCATTATTGTTGTCACCGACGCAGGCTTACTATGCGCGTGAGAATTTGAAACTGCGCTTGCTGAATGCGCGCCTGGGTTTGCTGTCGCATAATGAATCGGCATTTCGCAGCGATCTGATCGCGGCGCAAGAGACTATCGTCAAATATTTTGATACGCGTGCCAAGCAGACGCAGACCGCACAGGCGTTGTTAAAGCAAGTGCAAGGGAATAATCTGTCGATCAATATGCCAGCGCTAGACAGTCTGGCTGCGATCCGTACCTACAAAAACAAGCGATAG
- a CDS encoding uroporphyrinogen-III synthase → MSKLRPIVITRPQAQAVTLAQQISALGGEPVIFPLLEIFQLTESAALQILQATLARLEDYALVVFVSPNAIDAAFQYILQWPQSVAIGIVGEGSRLALGRHGVTAQNATIFSPPDATKTDSEGLLQALDLPQLSGQRVLLVRGESGRELLADSLRAAGVEVVSLSAYQRRAPLMTTALISQLQHLLTHENDWIVTSSEALRILMQMVQALENMPGNADSVAKIQRKNLFVPHARIADTARALGFTAITLTGSGDERLLDALQFPL, encoded by the coding sequence ATGAGTAAGCTGCGACCGATAGTGATTACCCGGCCGCAAGCGCAAGCGGTGACGCTGGCGCAACAGATCTCTGCACTAGGGGGAGAGCCGGTTATTTTCCCCTTGCTGGAAATTTTTCAGCTAACCGAGTCGGCTGCATTACAGATTTTGCAAGCAACGCTGGCCCGGTTAGAGGATTATGCCTTGGTGGTGTTTGTCAGCCCGAATGCGATTGATGCTGCCTTTCAATACATTTTGCAATGGCCGCAAAGCGTGGCAATTGGCATCGTTGGTGAGGGCAGTCGTTTAGCCTTGGGGCGACACGGCGTGACGGCACAAAATGCGACTATTTTTAGTCCTCCCGATGCGACCAAGACTGATTCGGAAGGCTTGTTGCAAGCGCTGGACCTGCCGCAGCTTAGTGGTCAGCGCGTGTTACTGGTCCGTGGTGAAAGCGGGCGAGAACTGCTGGCCGATAGTCTGCGGGCAGCGGGTGTCGAAGTGGTATCGTTATCCGCGTATCAACGCCGTGCACCATTGATGACGACGGCGCTTATTAGTCAATTACAGCACTTACTGACGCACGAAAATGACTGGATAGTCACCAGTTCAGAAGCTTTAAGGATCCTGATGCAGATGGTGCAAGCGTTAGAAAATATGCCGGGCAATGCTGATAGTGTTGCAAAAATACAACGGAAAAATCTCTTCGTTCCGCATGCGCGTATCGCCGATACAGCACGCGCGCTGGGGTTTACTGCAATAACCCTGACAGGCTCAGGGGACGAACGACTACTCGACGCGTTACAATTCCCGCTATGA
- the hemC gene encoding hydroxymethylbilane synthase, giving the protein MSPPSKLVIASRESRLAMWQAENVRDRLAELYPQCVIEILGMTTRGDQILDRTLSKVGGKGLFVKELEVAMAEGRADLAVHSLKDMPMALPEGFVLAAVLEREDPRDAFVSNDYDSLAALPAGAIVGTSSLRRQALIAARFPQLVIKPLRGNLDTRLGKLDKGEYAAIILAAAGLKRLGLSERIKALIEPEQSLPAPGQGAMAIEICGGREDLLQVLAPLNHVPTEQAVTAERTLSRIFGGSCQIPLAAFATIDGPSMRLRAMIGTPDGLRTVTADLSGAANAPEALGQKIAEALERQDAAAILLACKDA; this is encoded by the coding sequence ATGTCCCCTCCCTCCAAGTTAGTAATTGCATCGCGTGAAAGCCGATTAGCCATGTGGCAAGCAGAAAACGTGCGCGACAGACTAGCCGAATTATATCCTCAGTGCGTCATAGAAATTCTTGGTATGACGACAAGGGGGGATCAAATTCTTGACCGTACCTTGTCTAAAGTGGGCGGCAAAGGTCTGTTCGTGAAGGAGTTGGAGGTGGCGATGGCTGAAGGTCGTGCCGATCTGGCGGTCCATTCGCTGAAAGATATGCCGATGGCGTTGCCGGAAGGGTTTGTGCTGGCCGCAGTCCTGGAGCGTGAAGATCCGCGTGATGCGTTCGTCTCTAACGATTATGATTCACTTGCTGCGCTGCCTGCGGGCGCGATTGTCGGCACTAGCAGTTTGCGGCGGCAGGCGTTGATTGCGGCGCGTTTTCCGCAACTAGTGATCAAGCCATTGCGTGGCAATCTGGATACCCGGCTGGGCAAGCTAGATAAAGGCGAATATGCGGCGATTATTCTCGCAGCGGCTGGTTTGAAGCGGCTTGGTCTGTCTGAGCGGATCAAGGCGTTGATTGAACCCGAGCAAAGTTTACCGGCGCCAGGCCAAGGCGCGATGGCGATTGAAATTTGTGGCGGACGCGAGGATTTGTTACAAGTGCTGGCCCCGCTTAATCACGTACCGACTGAGCAGGCTGTGACTGCCGAGCGCACGCTGTCGCGAATATTTGGTGGCAGTTGTCAAATTCCGTTGGCGGCGTTTGCGACGATTGATGGCCCATCGATGCGCTTGCGTGCAATGATCGGTACGCCGGATGGTTTGCGTACTGTTACCGCTGACCTTAGCGGTGCGGCGAATGCGCCGGAAGCGTTGGGCCAAAAGATCGCAGAAGCACTGGAGCGACAAGATGCGGCTGCTATTCTTTTAGCCTGTAAAGACGCTTAA